In Malus sylvestris chromosome 15, drMalSylv7.2, whole genome shotgun sequence, a single genomic region encodes these proteins:
- the LOC126603380 gene encoding leucine-rich repeat extensin-like protein 4 isoform X2: protein MKKKTTTLFHLSLLTALFLAASSLFSGAAAQEHHHQHRRSSHIVSHGPLSDEEALYIKHRQLLYYRDEFGDRGEHVTVDPSLVFENDRLRNAYIALQALKQAILSDPFNITGNWVGSNVCKYTGVFCTKALDNRTIRTVAGIDLNHGDIAGYLPEELGLLTDLALFHINSNRFCGTVPHKFNRLKLLFELDLSNNRFAGKFPRVVLQLPKLKFLDLRFNEFEGTVPKELFDKDLDAIFINHNRFRFDLPDNFGNSPVSVIVLANNKFHGCVPASLGNMSNLNEIILMNNGFRSCLPPEIGMLKNLTVFDVSFNQFLGSLPETIGGMVSLEQLNVAHNLLSGKIPASICSLPSLQNFTYSYNFFTGEPPACLGLAGFDDKRNCLPNRPAQRTAAQCKSFLSKPVDCSSFRCKPFVPSLPTPPPPSPPLPMPSPPPIVIPSPPPPVVLPQSPPPVYSPPPPPPPPPPPPPPPPPPPPPPSPSPPPPPVYSPPPPVYSPPPPSPPPPTPSPPPPTPPTVSPPYCVRPPPPPPPNSPPPPVPLSSPPPPSPYMYYSPPPPHSPPPPHSPPPPPHSPPPPIYVYPSPPPPGHSPPPPVLSPPPPPPLCIEPPPPPSPPPCIDYSPPPPPPPIVYLPPPSPSPPPPPPIYSSPPPPVYQSPPPPSPSPPPPVVQYQSPPPPPTPVHYSSPPPPPSPSPPIPCETPPPHPSPPPPVHYNSPPPPIGYESPPPPTPVYEGPLPPIFGVSYASPPPPPFY from the exons atgaagaagaagaccaCCACCCTCTTCCACCTCTCACTCCTCACTGCCCTTTTCCTTGCCGCGTCATCACTCTTCTCTGGTGCTGCTGCTCAGGAGCACCACCACCAGCACCGCCGCAGCAGCCACATTGTCAGCCATGGACCTCTCTCCGACGAGGAAGCCCTCTACATCAAGCACCGCCAGCTCCTCTACTACCGCGATGAGTTCGGTGACCGCGGCGAGCATGTGACGGTCGACCCCTCGCTGGTCTTCGAGAACGACCGCCTCCGGAACGCTTACATAGCTCTGCAGGCGTTGAAGCAGGCCATTCTCTCCGACCCGTTCAACATCACGGGCAATTGGGTCGGATCTAATGTCTGCAAGTACACCGGAGTTTTCTGCACCAAGGCGCTTGACAACAGAACGATCCGGACTGTGGCGGGGATCGACCTCAACCACGGCGACATTGCCGGGTACTTGCCGGAGGAGCTTGGGCTGCTCACGGATCTCGCATTGTTCCACATCAACTCCAACAGGTTCTGTGGAACTGTTCCTCACAAGTTCAACCGCCTCAAGCTGCTGTTCGAGCTCGATTTGAGCAACAATCGGTTCGCCGGAAAGTTCCCTCGGGTGGTTCTCCAGCTGCCGAAGCTGAAATTCTTGGATCTGAGGTTCAACGAGTTCGAAGGGACGGTGCCGAAGGAGCTGTTCGACAAGGACTTGGACGCCATTTTCATCAACCACAACCGGTTCCGGTTCGATCTGCCCGATAACTTCGGGAACTCGCCGGTCTCCGTCATCGTCCTCGCCAACAACAAGTTCCACGGCTGCGTTCCGGCTAGTTTGGGGAACATGTCAAACCTCAACGAGATTATCCTGATGAACAATGGATTCCGGTCGTGTTTGCCGCCGGAGATTGGGATGCTGAAGAACTTGACGGTGTTTGACGTCAGCTTCAACCAGTTTCTGGGGTCGCTACCGGAGACGATTGGAGGGATGGTGAGCTTGGAGCAGCTCAATGTGGCCCACAACTTGCTGTCGGGGAAGATTCCGGCGAGTATTTGTTCGCTGCCGAGTCTGCAGAACTTCACTTACTCGTATAACTTCTTCACGGGTGAGCCGCCGGCGTGTCTGGGACTGGCGGGCTTTGACGACAAGAGGAATTGCTTGCCGAATAGGCCAGCGCAGCGAACGGCAGCGCAGTGTAAGTCGTTCTTGTCGAAGCCTGTGGATTGTAGTTCTTTTAGATGTAAGCCTTTTGTTCCGTCTTTGCCTACTCCTCCTCCGCCTTCGCCTCCACTTCCTATGCCTTCACCGCCGCCTATTGTAATTCCTTCGCCTCCCCCTCCGGTTGTTTTACCCCAATCTCCACCACCGGTTTActctccacctccaccaccacccccgcccccaccaccacctccacctccacctccgccTCCACccccaccatcaccatcac CTCCTCCCCCACCAGTCTATTCACCACCCCCTCCGGTTTACTCGCCACCCCCACCATCACCACCGCCGCcaacaccatcaccaccacctccaACTCCACCAACGGTGTCGCCACCCTATTGCGTGCGGCCCCCACCACCTCCGCCACCAAATTCACCCCCACCACCGGTTCCATTGAgctctccacctccaccttctcCTTATATGTACTATTCACCCCCACCTCCACATTCGCCTCCACCTCCACATTCACCACCACCCCCACCGCATTCACCGCCACCACCAATATATGTCTATCCATCACCGCCACCTCCTGGACATTCCCCACCTCCCCCAGTCCTCTCACcaccgccgccaccaccactTTGTATAGAACCACCCCCTCCACCTTCCCCGCCACCATGTATTGATTATTCACCTCCCCCTCCACCTCCTCCCATTGTTTATTTGCCGCCACCTTCACCCTCAcccccaccaccacctcctATCTATTCTTCTCCACCTCCACCAGTGTACCAGTCCCCTCCCCCACCATCCCCTTCACCGCCTCCCCCTGTAGTCCAATAccaatcaccaccaccaccgccaaCGCCGGTTCATTATAGTTCtcccccaccaccaccatcccCATCACCCCCAATTCCATGTGAAACCCCGCCACCTcatccatcaccaccaccaccagttCACTACAATTCTCCACCACCGCCAATTGGTTATGAAAGCCCGCCGCCTCCCACTCCTGTATATGagggcccattgccacccatcTTTGGAGTTTCATACGCGTCTCCTCCGCCACCACCCTTCTATTGA
- the LOC126603380 gene encoding leucine-rich repeat extensin-like protein 4 isoform X1 — translation MKKKTTTLFHLSLLTALFLAASSLFSGAAAQEHHHQHRRSSHIVSHGPLSDEEALYIKHRQLLYYRDEFGDRGEHVTVDPSLVFENDRLRNAYIALQALKQAILSDPFNITGNWVGSNVCKYTGVFCTKALDNRTIRTVAGIDLNHGDIAGYLPEELGLLTDLALFHINSNRFCGTVPHKFNRLKLLFELDLSNNRFAGKFPRVVLQLPKLKFLDLRFNEFEGTVPKELFDKDLDAIFINHNRFRFDLPDNFGNSPVSVIVLANNKFHGCVPASLGNMSNLNEIILMNNGFRSCLPPEIGMLKNLTVFDVSFNQFLGSLPETIGGMVSLEQLNVAHNLLSGKIPASICSLPSLQNFTYSYNFFTGEPPACLGLAGFDDKRNCLPNRPAQRTAAQCKSFLSKPVDCSSFRCKPFVPSLPTPPPPSPPLPMPSPPPIVIPSPPPPVVLPQSPPPVYSPPPPPPPPPPPPPPPPPPPPPPSPSPPPPPPPSPSPPPPPPPPPPPSPPPPPVYSPPPPVYSPPPPSPPPPTPSPPPPTPPTVSPPYCVRPPPPPPPNSPPPPVPLSSPPPPSPYMYYSPPPPHSPPPPHSPPPPPHSPPPPIYVYPSPPPPGHSPPPPVLSPPPPPPLCIEPPPPPSPPPCIDYSPPPPPPPIVYLPPPSPSPPPPPPIYSSPPPPVYQSPPPPSPSPPPPVVQYQSPPPPPTPVHYSSPPPPPSPSPPIPCETPPPHPSPPPPVHYNSPPPPIGYESPPPPTPVYEGPLPPIFGVSYASPPPPPFY, via the coding sequence atgaagaagaagaccaCCACCCTCTTCCACCTCTCACTCCTCACTGCCCTTTTCCTTGCCGCGTCATCACTCTTCTCTGGTGCTGCTGCTCAGGAGCACCACCACCAGCACCGCCGCAGCAGCCACATTGTCAGCCATGGACCTCTCTCCGACGAGGAAGCCCTCTACATCAAGCACCGCCAGCTCCTCTACTACCGCGATGAGTTCGGTGACCGCGGCGAGCATGTGACGGTCGACCCCTCGCTGGTCTTCGAGAACGACCGCCTCCGGAACGCTTACATAGCTCTGCAGGCGTTGAAGCAGGCCATTCTCTCCGACCCGTTCAACATCACGGGCAATTGGGTCGGATCTAATGTCTGCAAGTACACCGGAGTTTTCTGCACCAAGGCGCTTGACAACAGAACGATCCGGACTGTGGCGGGGATCGACCTCAACCACGGCGACATTGCCGGGTACTTGCCGGAGGAGCTTGGGCTGCTCACGGATCTCGCATTGTTCCACATCAACTCCAACAGGTTCTGTGGAACTGTTCCTCACAAGTTCAACCGCCTCAAGCTGCTGTTCGAGCTCGATTTGAGCAACAATCGGTTCGCCGGAAAGTTCCCTCGGGTGGTTCTCCAGCTGCCGAAGCTGAAATTCTTGGATCTGAGGTTCAACGAGTTCGAAGGGACGGTGCCGAAGGAGCTGTTCGACAAGGACTTGGACGCCATTTTCATCAACCACAACCGGTTCCGGTTCGATCTGCCCGATAACTTCGGGAACTCGCCGGTCTCCGTCATCGTCCTCGCCAACAACAAGTTCCACGGCTGCGTTCCGGCTAGTTTGGGGAACATGTCAAACCTCAACGAGATTATCCTGATGAACAATGGATTCCGGTCGTGTTTGCCGCCGGAGATTGGGATGCTGAAGAACTTGACGGTGTTTGACGTCAGCTTCAACCAGTTTCTGGGGTCGCTACCGGAGACGATTGGAGGGATGGTGAGCTTGGAGCAGCTCAATGTGGCCCACAACTTGCTGTCGGGGAAGATTCCGGCGAGTATTTGTTCGCTGCCGAGTCTGCAGAACTTCACTTACTCGTATAACTTCTTCACGGGTGAGCCGCCGGCGTGTCTGGGACTGGCGGGCTTTGACGACAAGAGGAATTGCTTGCCGAATAGGCCAGCGCAGCGAACGGCAGCGCAGTGTAAGTCGTTCTTGTCGAAGCCTGTGGATTGTAGTTCTTTTAGATGTAAGCCTTTTGTTCCGTCTTTGCCTACTCCTCCTCCGCCTTCGCCTCCACTTCCTATGCCTTCACCGCCGCCTATTGTAATTCCTTCGCCTCCCCCTCCGGTTGTTTTACCCCAATCTCCACCACCGGTTTActctccacctccaccaccacccccgcccccaccaccacctccacctccacctccgccTCCACccccaccatcaccatcacctcCCCCTCCACCCCCACCATCACCATCGCCTCCCCCTCCACCTCCTCCCCCACCCCCACCATCACCTCCTCCCCCACCAGTCTATTCACCACCCCCTCCGGTTTACTCGCCACCCCCACCATCACCACCGCCGCcaacaccatcaccaccacctccaACTCCACCAACGGTGTCGCCACCCTATTGCGTGCGGCCCCCACCACCTCCGCCACCAAATTCACCCCCACCACCGGTTCCATTGAgctctccacctccaccttctcCTTATATGTACTATTCACCCCCACCTCCACATTCGCCTCCACCTCCACATTCACCACCACCCCCACCGCATTCACCGCCACCACCAATATATGTCTATCCATCACCGCCACCTCCTGGACATTCCCCACCTCCCCCAGTCCTCTCACcaccgccgccaccaccactTTGTATAGAACCACCCCCTCCACCTTCCCCGCCACCATGTATTGATTATTCACCTCCCCCTCCACCTCCTCCCATTGTTTATTTGCCGCCACCTTCACCCTCAcccccaccaccacctcctATCTATTCTTCTCCACCTCCACCAGTGTACCAGTCCCCTCCCCCACCATCCCCTTCACCGCCTCCCCCTGTAGTCCAATAccaatcaccaccaccaccgccaaCGCCGGTTCATTATAGTTCtcccccaccaccaccatcccCATCACCCCCAATTCCATGTGAAACCCCGCCACCTcatccatcaccaccaccaccagttCACTACAATTCTCCACCACCGCCAATTGGTTATGAAAGCCCGCCGCCTCCCACTCCTGTATATGagggcccattgccacccatcTTTGGAGTTTCATACGCGTCTCCTCCGCCACCACCCTTCTATTGA